TTTTGTGGGAAGAGCAACTAAGGTGACCCTGAGTCTCTGGCAAGTGCCTGCTCCTTGCTATATTCAGGTGTGCTCTAGCTAAATGCTGATACCCTTTGGGCCCTGACACCATGTGACTCTTAAACAGATGCATAGATACTGTCTGGAGCCTCTGTGACAGTGAACACTCTGGGCTTTCTCAAACAGCACCAAAATACTGCAGCCTTTTGCTGCTGTCGCTACTGCCTGGAGCTCCCTCTAGCTGCCAAACCTGTTTCTCACCTTCTGGTAGGAAGCGTTTCCAATCAGTGCTGTTAAGCTTAGGTGCCTCCATTCTGGGGTTGGAAAATGAGGGTTGGCTTTGAAGTTAGATAGATGTGTTTGACCTGTCTGTTCCTAGCCTGGGTTAACTACATTGTTCCAGCAAGCTATCTACATTGCTTCCACATCTTTGAAGTGAGGTGTATGCCTGCTTTATTTGGGATTGTGAGGATTAAggagaataatatatatatatataatgttgaaCACCTATACCTTTTAACCACTTTGAAGTTCCAGAAACACCTCCAGCCCTTAGGTGAGCTGTGATTAAATTCGTTCATTAACCCAgcacacatttattgaatgcctactctgTGCCGCAGTTCCTGGCAGGTGTACCTGGCAGTGGGTGTGTAATATGTTCAGGGCCTGTACCCCATGAGCGTGGGGATGTCCTTTATCTTCTGGCACTTATGGTCCTGGGGGAGAAGCTGAGGGGAAGGGTCAGGAGCTTACATGGCAGATTCGGTAAGCTTTTAGCACAataattttaattgcaaaaataaacagttttgTCAACTGCTTGAGAGTAGCGTCtgctttacaaaaattaacaacaaaagaaaaaaaccccaaagcaaAACGTTACATCCAATGGCTGCTGGATAAGACACTGCTGTACAAAGTCCCGCGCGAGACCGGCTTGGCGCTGCCCCAGCCTGTCTCTGGGGGTTATAGAGGAAGGCGTGGGGCGTGCGCCAGTTACAAAAGACTGTCTTGAATCCCAGGGTAGTGCCTATTCACTGGGTGGTCTCAGAAGACTTCCCCCAAAGCGCGGCTGACAAGGGACAGCGCCTGGACCGCGGGAACTGTCCGCGGAACTGGTGCTGAATAGGGCGTGTGCGGCGGGCGCTTCAAGGAAACTGGAAGCGGGACCGGAGGCCGGCCCTCGGGCGTGCGAGGAGGAGTTGGAAGAAGAGCGGGGAGGGGAACGGCCCGGATCTCGTGTGCGCCGAATGGCGGCGCTCCAACCCATAAACCCATCTCTTGCTCAGAGGGAGGCAAAGGAGAGGCCCAACGAGTAAAAGCCGAGGCCCTTGAGCCGCTCCTCGGCGCGCGCCTTCTGCTTGAGGTGCACCTTGCTGTGCCGTTTCTTCTCATCACTGCGCGCGAAGCGGCGGCCGCACACGTCGCAAGCAAAGGGCTTCTCGCCGGTGTGGGTGCGCACGTGCGTGGTGAGGTGGTCGCTGCGGCTGAAGTTGCGGAGGCAGATGCGGCACTGGAAGGGTTTGTGGCCCGTGTGGATGCGCAGGTGGCGATTGAGCTCGTCGGAGCGCGCAAAGCTCCGCACACAACTCTCCACCGGGCAAGCGAAGGCCTTGGCGTGCGGCCGCGGGCAGAAGCAGCGTGTGCTGCATTTGCCGCCACGGCGCCCTTTGCGTCGCACCTTGGCCGGGGGGAAAGGGGTGGGCGGCGGTGGCGGCACGGGTGGTGCAGCCACGCCGCTGCTTCCAGGGATGTCCGCCACCAGAGGTTTGGGGAAGTCAGCCGCGGCGGCGCTGCGAAGGCCCAGCGGGGAAAGCTGAGGCTGCGTACTGACTAGAAACTCTCCGCCGTCGCCGctactccctccctccccactagGAGGGGTGAGGAGCCCAGGGAGGCCCTCAGCCCCCTCCCCTAAGTCACCCGGGGCCAGCGGGAAAGCGTCGTAGGCCCCGCTAGGGTAGAGTCTGTTGGCTGGGACGGCCGGCAGTTCCGCAGGGCAGCTGATGGACAGCAAGTCCTCAATTTTGGTCCCTATTGCGGGAAAACGAGCCTCGGGGGCGGTCTGGTAGCCTCCCTGTGACCCACAGTTCCCCGGGGCCCCCACAGAAAGCAGCTCCCAGGGCGCGTAGGGACCCTTAAAGGCAGAGGCAGCGTCCAGCGCTGGCGAGGCGGGAGGCGCCCGGAGGCCGGGCTTGACGTCGGGCGGGGAGAGCTGAGGCTCATACAGGCACTGCGAGGGGGCGCCCGCGCAAGGCGAGGCCTCCCAGAACGCCTCTGGGAAGGGGACAGCGCCCAGATCTGGGGAGTAAAGGTCCGGCGGACCCGGCAGCAAGGCATCGGGCCCCGCGGGAAAAGAGGCATCCAGCGAGGATCTGGACGCTGCTGCCTCTGGACCGGGGAACGGTGCCAGGCCTAAGATGCCCGACATGAGGTTGAAGAGTGCCTCCGGGTCGTGCGGGTGTTCAGGCACTGCCTGAATGAAGAAGCTACCGCTGTAGCTGAGGCCGGGAGGGGGTGTGGGCGCAGGCCCCTCCAGGAAGCAGGAGTCGGCTAAGTCCCCACTTGCGCTGCAGCTGTTCAAAGCCCAGCTCAAGAAGTCGCCTGCTGAGGAGGGAGCAGGAATCAGCTCTGGGCACATCAAAGGGTGCACCTGAGTCCACAGCCCCTACCCACGAAACTCTTGGTGCCCACAGATATACACAAAGTGCCTTTTGCACGTTCTGATTCAGCAGGGGCCCGCATATGTCCCAAGGAGCACATAGAAACATGCACACGCAAAACACACGTGCACAGGCAAAAGGGCGCTCCGATAACCGCACAGGTTCCTGCGGAGGCGCTGGCGGCCCAGTGTGGGTGGGAATGGGGGTGCGCACTCCAGGACTCCTAAGCTTCCCATCGCCCCTATTCTCACAGCTCCAGTGTCCCAGTCCCTCCCGGTTCTCAGGTGTGGTGCGCCCCCGCGCTGCGCTGTAGTCGTCTGAGCACACCTGCTCGCCCTCCTTACCTCCAGGGTAGCCGGTGGCCGCGGGAGCGTCCCTGGCGGGCAGCCGGGGCAATTCAGCGCTGGGTTCGGCGCAACAGCCTTCAGTGGACTTGACCAGGAGCGCGTCGGGTTCGGAAAACTCGCTAAGGTGGAGCATGGCGCGGCGCCGGCTGTGGGGCGCCCGGGGCCTCTCCCGCTGGGCTTGGGGGCGCGCAGGTGGCGGGGAGGCTGGCGGTAGGGGTTCCCCGCAGCGCGCAGACCTAGGCGCCCGGGCTCCTGGCTTCGGGCACTCACCTCTGTGAAAGGAGTCGGGGAGCCGCGGCGCCCTCACTCGCCCGCACCGGCCTCGGGCGGCGGCTCCTCGCCTCTCCAAAGCGCAGCCGGGCTCCCCCAACCCACAGCCCCCCCACTTATATAGCTGCGGCGGCGCTGGCTCCGGGCTTCCGACTCCCCGGGCCACTGCCATTTTGGGAGGCCCCGGCCCTGCCGCCGTGACGTAAATGCCCAAACATGGACACAGGATGTGTGCCGGGGACTCCCGAAAAGGAAAGCTCGAGCTGTGACGTTGTTGTTGTCGCCGCCGCCGCCAGGCTAGCGCCGCTGCGTGCGCGCGCGCTCCCCAAGCATGGAGCCTGTGTGCGCCGGGGCCGCGGATGCGCCGGTCTGGGGCGCTGCGCCTCACCCCGCCGACAGCTCAGTAGATGTGCTTCCCGCCTAGAGGCAGAGACCGAGGGGCAGCAGGGGAGGACCTTGGACTTGGGGTTCCACAGTGTTGGGTTTGAATCTGCCCTGTGCCACTTACTAGCTTGACATTGAATCCCCTTTAACGTCAGTTTCTCACCTGTGCATTTCCTATGGAGAGAAACTGAGAGCACTTCAACGTCCAGGCGCACTCAGTAAAGCATGGAGATTAttgccattcatttattttgctcacgcctgtgtttttccattttaatttttttttaatttgtgctaggaaaaataacttatttcaattaaaaaggaCTGTAATACTTGTCAATAGTAGGAGGAAAGTCAACTAGCACAACAGGGTATATTCtaaattgaaaagtaaaagtCCCTCTTTTTTCCACCCACGTTTATTACTAACTCCTGGGGTAGCCACATTTAAGTTTCTTGTGTAttctttcagaataattttatgtatatccAAGCATACACATTGTTctgcaatattattatttttttcacttgaaataACTTAAGAGATTGTGCCATGTCCTAACATAAAGATCTTGTCATTCTTTTTCAAGGCtgtatagtactccattgtaAGGGAGGACTTTGAGTTAGTCGATTTGTCTCCTATCTGTGAGCATGTAGGCAGTTTCCAACCTTTTACTTATACCAATGTTGTTGAAGTCAACATCTTTGACTATAGAAATGTGAATGTGTCTGTGAGATAAATTCTAATGGGTGTAATTATATGccaaagtatatataaaattttgataGACAACTGGCAAATTATCTTCCAGAAAAGTAGGGCCAATTCCTGCTCACTCCTCCCTCACCCACAGGGTATGAGATGCTTCTGCAGACCATTTTTTCTGCCTTCATAGAAATGACTTTCACTCTAAGGATGTTGTTCCCAGCAACACATATCTAAGGATGTTGTTCCCAGCAACACATAGGGAATCCACGGGAAATATCTCCCTGGAATCAGTACTTGAAATAGTTgggcttcttttgagaaaaaaaatcctagccTTAAGGAGGCTGTGAATCTTGGCTGCAGAAGCATCAGAGCCAACTCCAGCAAAGAAGCTTGCCTACTCTTCTAGTCTCATTTCTCTTCTGCTGTGGTTTTCCCTCTgtctcattctttcattctttttacaatgtttattttattttgtattatagcTCACTTAACTCCTTTCTGAAACCAAATAAATACATGGGGGGaaggattaaataaatacatggaataGCATGTTCTTTATGAAGAGCATCAATTCCTGAGACTCTGTGTGCTGCAGGGTAAGGCAGGCAGGTCTAAGGCTCCCCCTTCCTTCTCTACTTTCTTTGAAATAGAAACAAAGCCCTTTGGGGGTGGTGGACTCAGCATTATGGTCTGTATAGTTCCCAGCCTCTCTTCCACCCCGTGCCCTCCTTTTCAAGGAGAGAGAGCCCAAGAATGCCCAAACCCCGCCACATTCTCAGTCCTTTCACCCTATGTCCATTATCCAAACATCCATTCATTCAGTTTCtcaatgttcattcattcagtattcATTTCTTAAGTGCCTATCACAGACCAGAAGGTAGACTTTGGTTTTATGTCTGCTGGGACCCTGAGCCCCATCTCCAGCACTAGGTACCCACTCCTCATCCCACAATGACCCTATAAGTGTTTTCACAGAATAGGTCCTTTCACACAATCACCTGCAAAACATATGCTGACACACTTGTATGCATCTTCTCCTCGAGTCCACAAATCATACAAAGGTTCTCACAGGGTCATGCACTTGCAGTGTGCCTTACTAAATGGCTACACCTATGGTTCTGTGTTAGTAACACATACATGAGCATGTAGGAAATACAGAAACCCAGCAGATGTCTGTAAAGATTGGACACACCAAGCATGATTTTCCTTATACTCTATTTCAGATCCAGGGTTTGATTCTAATCCAAATGCATTGCCAAGGCCAGGTGAGCCCACACCAGACACGTAGGGCACACATGTCTCAAATCCACTCTGGCATCCTACTGCctcagagggaggaggaggggaggagttTGGCTGGGCTGGTGTCCAGGTCTCCCCAGGTCACCCCGTCAGGCCAGATTGGTCGGCCCCAGGTTGCCCATCCCTTCTGCTGTTCTTCCCTCTGCCACAgcattcctcctccttcttagTCACAGATAATTCCCCTACTCTCTTGGTGAGTTGCCAAGCCATTGCTGCTCTCTGCCAAGGGCTGTTGGACTAGGTCTGTGTTAGGACAAGGGTCCAAGTCATTCTACGTTTCTTGTGTTAGAGGCCAGACCTGGGGGCAGGGCTCGGGGGTGGGTAGGAGTGATTAGGAAAGGAGATAGGGAAGAGACAGCTTGTGCTCTGGGTGTGGGATGGCTCACACCCCTATGTCTATGCTACTCACCTCCAgtggacacacatacacacactcacaggcACAGAGGATGGCTGCCTCTGGAGGGCAATTTGCATCTGCATTTGGCTCCTTGAGGACTGGGAGGGAATATAAAGGGGGCTGAGCATTTTGTAGTTCTTCCCAGCTCGTCCCTTCTTCTCCCTACATTTTAACAGCTTACAAAGAGATTCTGGGCCCAAAAGGTCtttgggaagggaaggaagagagaggagctTAGATTTATGAGCTCCATTTTAATCACActtcaaatataaaaacacaaatgtacacaagggaaaaaagggaaatcaCATACATTGAGCaccttacaaatattttatcattcaaTCTCCACAAAAGTTCTATGGAGTAAGGAATTGGAGAccaatttcacagatgaggaagcagactCAAAAACGTCAAATGACTTGATCGACACCACACTTCTATTCAGTGGTAGGGCTGAGAGTCAAGTCCAGGCTATCTTACTCTACAAGACAATTTAGGAGAAGATGATTAATTTTACAAAAGGATTCACTGTTAGATGGCTTTAGATGGAGGATCTCCCTGTAGCTTTCAAATAGGATGTGATGTGCAAACTCAAGCTGGCTGGTGCCCATTCCTGCAAGAACTCCCTGGAGTGATGGCCATGGATAGGAAAACAGTGGGTCACAACTAGTACTGAGGAGTAGCACATATAAGGTTCTTTGGAGCTGCTGTGTAAgttgttggggtgtgtgtgtgtgtgtgtgtgtctctctgtgtgtgtgtgtttgtatgtgtgctCTTGGGGAAAGTGAGAGCGAATTTTCTATTTCCATGGGAAAAGGTGCAAAGGAGAATTCACCTTCTAGGCAAGCACTgaacaaacatttgctgaatgaattaatgaatgaagaaattcattcatcaaatattcattgagcacaGCCCAGTGCCAGGTGCTGGGTTGGCCCTTCAGATGCTGGTGCCGCAGTGCATGAGACTGGAAGCTTTGAATccagggaaggaggtggggaggggcagagggagggtaGAGGCAgcctccctgctctctcttctGGGGAGGGCTCAGCCCCTGTCATAGTTCTGGTTATGCTACTGCTCCCTCCTCCACACCCTACCTTGATCTTTCTGCTCTAAATATCATTGTGTTCAAATAatagtgtatatattttaaaaaactccaAGAAGACAGCTGCCTGGGAGTATTAATCATGAAGAGGCCAGCACTCGGTCTCCATGGCGACTCCTGACAATGAGAGCTGAGGAACAGTTGCATGTCCCACTTCCTGGGGCCATGGAGATGCAGGGGCACTGCATCCCTcactcctctttcctctctgcttctcctttcttctctcttccttacctctcctctcttcttctctcctgccccctccctccaccctctttttttctcttcctaaagGATTTATTTAAAAGCAGGGACAGAGGCAGGGTCAGCCATCAGATTAACAAAAAACATGGCCAATGAAGCCACAGCAGAAATGAAGGCTGCATCCAGTCACAGCGTCTGCAGTGCCCAACTCCACTTCCGAGACCTCAGCAGTGCCCCCGGGCTTCCACAGCCAGTAGGGCAGAAGTAGTGTGATCATCTGCCCCTGAGGCAAGAGGCCGACTGTCAGgatccttctctgtctcttttctcttccctgctCATGGCCCATCATTTGTTTGTGGTTTGGGTCATTATTATGATTATGAGTATGGCTATTATTTTTAGTGCCCATGAAAGTAACAGGCTTattgaaaaaagacaaatgttaaaaattagaatGCAAAGAACAGGGTATCTTTCACTatcctgtacacacacacacatgaacacgtTTTAGGTCAATTCCTATAGATTTTTTTCATGCATATTCATGCAACATCCATTTAGTCAACATCCATTTAGTCAACAATCACATTATCATCATTCTTATTTACATCATTTTCATACGATACATAGTCTTGTAACTAACTTAACACtgtaccttgttttttttttattttttccataatgaTACCCATCTATAGTGTTGATCTATAGTGTTGGTAACAATTTCACcacagtatttcattgtgtagatgaatataattttttaccTTGTTTCCTGTCTTTCACTATTATAAAGAATCTGGCTATATATAGCCTTTTATGTATATGTGGTACATTGATAGGGTAATAATATTACAGTATTCTAGCTAACAATTGCATGTTATTTACTATAGGCACTATCTGACAGGTATTGAGAGCTTTACATATActtatcatttaatcctcaccacaacctGATTAGtgtcattattatttctattttacagatggagaaattgagcATGGAACACTAAGAAATTTGTCCAAGCTTACCAGGTTAGTGATGATGCAAGGGATTTGAACTCATACTATAGCCATAGACTAGGTTACAAAAAGTGAAATTTCATGctcacttcagcagcacatatactaaaattggaatgatacagggAAGAGTAGTATAGTCCTTaaagaaagtgaatttttttAGGACAAAGGTACAAacacttaaaattatatatattgttaaatatttctctaaaaagATTGTTCTAATCTCTGGGCCAACTAGCAGTATATGAGGACCAACTGGTAAACAGAAAGAGGCATCCcagtgatattttaatttttgttgtaaaAATTATCAGTAAGGATGAGAATCTTTTCATGGGGCCTTAGTATTTCCTTTTCCATGATATATAGGCTTAATACCTCacccaaatactttttttttttttttgagacacaatttcacttttgttgcccaggctggagtgcaatggcgcgatcttggctcactgcaacctccacctcccggattcaagcgattcttctgcctcagcctcccaaatagctgggtttacaggtatgcaccaccatgccctgctaattttgtatttttagtagagacggggtttctccatgttggtcaggctggtcttaaactcctgacctgagtgatccgcccaccttggcctcctcacCCAAAGACTTTTTGAGTGGAAAAACCTTCCTTATGCTCCTTACATCCCTGTAGTGGGCACTGAAAGTGAGGCTGCTCTGCTCTGGCATAGACTGGGAGGACTGGTGGGGACACTGGGTGTGGGGGCTTCTGTACCCTCCTTACTTTTGTTCtttctattttgaattctttctatttttatttattcatttttttgtagagatggggtcttgctctgttgcccaggctggtttctaactcctgggctcaggtgattctcccaccatgaactcccaaagtgctgggattacaggtgtgagccagcacacctggcctgttCTTTCTATTTTGCATCATGGAGAGAGATGGCGAGGAGAACAAGGTGGCTGCATGCCATTAGGAAAAGTGGATTCTTCCAAGGTGGCTTGGCTTCTAAACTGTTCTCCTACAGGAGAGAGGGAGGttattctttctcttgtcttccaTTCTACAGTCCTCCTTTGGCAACACTGGACAGAGCTGAGGGGTAGATGATCACAGAAGAGGTGTGACTAGGGTGGGTTCTAGGAGGGTCAGAGGTAGGCGGACGGTTACAATGACTTCACACTGCTACTGCCCTGTGATTTGGAATTGGCCTCCCATCAGTCGTTTGGATCTAAGCCTCGTTCTCCCTTTGTGGGCAATAATGGACTTGGATCttgctgaatatttttatttgattaaataatGGTGTTCAGAGCACTAATTTTCAATTCATGTGTTAAGAAGATAAAAAGGAGGCTTAGTGAGCAGACTGAGAGACCTATAGCTCTAGAATAGAACTGGAATCAGAAACGAGCCTTTTTAACCTATCTGTCTGGCATGTTTCTCTCTCTGGCCTCCTGTTTTCACTTATCCGAGCTCATCTCACTGTCTTTTCACTGTCTCTCCTCTCCCATCTTGCCATAGTTTTCTTTAAACCTCTTTGAGGTAGACTGGTCACTGTACTGAGATTGGACAATATAACTCCGAAATGCCCAGGCAATTTATCCACAGCTAGGTCCATTGAGCCATAACCTGGGTCCTCTGTGTGTCCTTGAATCCTGTCCATCATCATCAGGCTGGGCTTCTGGTTGCAAATCACAGAAATGCAACCTCAATTAGCTTATTGAAGAccgatgaaagaaagaaagagagagagagagagagagagaaaggaagaaagaaagaaaaggaaggaaggaaggaagggaaggaagggtaggaaggaaaggaaggaagggaagggaaggaaggaaaggaaggaaggaaggaaggaaagaaaggaaggaagaggggaggaaagaagaaacttATCAGCATATCCAAGGGAATGGGGAATCCAAAAAAGTGTCAAACAACCAACCTATAAGGGCATCAGGGACACACTGGGTGTCAGAAGCTGGGTATCAGAGGCTAAGAGTTCTCAGAATGCTcccagctccttttttttttcctcactgatAACTGAAAACCTGGCCATTGGCAGATTGTGTGTTCTACACGTCAGGTGCTGTGATAAATGAATTTTCATTCCCAGTTCCAGGTAGGGAATCCTAGAAAAGACCTCTGCTCTTCTCCCTAGGACAATTATATGGCTAGCAGGCAGGGTAATATACAATTGACAACACCACTAGGGTCTTGTGCTTGTGCTTTGAGGGCCAGTCCCAGAAAAGAGGAAATCACTGTGAGCCAGGAAGCCTCCCTTGTCCTTGAGGGCAAGAGCTGGGCAGCAATGAGCTCTGGCAGGTTCTCATAACCAGGGGCAGAAACAGTTCCCTCTGCTTAACAATGCCCCTGGAGCAATTCGCCTACTCCATCTGTCTGCCAGCTCCAAGGAACACTGCTCAAAATAAAAATCCCTAATTAGCAATTCCTTCAATCCAGAGCAAAACAATTTATTTGTTTCCTAGAATAATCTGGAGCCACATTTGGCTTGGCAACCAGTGGATTCCACATGTTCATGCGGTGTGCCATGTGAAGACTTCAGCAGGGAGTTTTATTCAGTCAAGGCATGAGGGGGGGATGCCCTGGGGGTCACCTCTCCAGGCAGCAGCAAGTGGGGGCCTAGAACAGAACTGGTTTTATCAATGTTGTGCAGCGGGTTTCTGGTACAGGGTAGGTAGCGAAGGAAGAAAGTTCAACAGGATTTCTAAGCACCTGCTCTCACAAAGGCCAAACCAGTGATCCCTACATTTGGTAAGGATACATGACCTGCAGGAGACATAGAGAATCTGACAATAGAGTAAAACCTCAAGCCAGGGAGTCAGAGGAACTGATTGTGACCCAGTTCTGCCACTCGCTTgttctgtgaccttgaacaaattacaAATACTTTCTGTGCTTGTGTattctcacctgtgaaatgggagtaTGTTATCTTCTCTACCTACAGTCTCAGGATTAAGAGTCAGAATTAAC
This Theropithecus gelada isolate Dixy chromosome 13, Tgel_1.0, whole genome shotgun sequence DNA region includes the following protein-coding sequences:
- the EGR4 gene encoding early growth response protein 4 isoform X2, translated to MLHLSEFSEPDALLVKSTEGCCAEPSAELPRLPARDAPAATGYPGGDFLSWALNSCSASGDLADSCFLEGPAPTPPPGLSYSGSFFIQAVPEHPHDPEALFNLMSGILGLAPFPGPEAAASRSSLDASFPAGPDALLPGPPDLYSPDLGAVPFPEAFWEASPCAGAPSQCLYEPQLSPPDVKPGLRAPPASPALDAASAFKGPYAPWELLSVGAPGNCGSQGGYQTAPEARFPAIGTKIEDLLSISCPAELPAVPANRLYPSGAYDAFPLAPGDLGEGAEGLPGLLTPPSGEGGSSGDGGEFLVSTQPQLSPLGLRSAAAADFPKPLVADIPGSSGVAAPPVPPPPPTPFPPAKVRRKGRRGGKCSTRCFCPRPHAKAFACPVESCVRSFARSDELNRHLRIHTGHKPFQCRICLRNFSRSDHLTTHVRTHTGEKPFACDVCGRRFARSDEKKRHSKVHLKQKARAEERLKGLGFYSLGLSFASL
- the EGR4 gene encoding early growth response protein 4 isoform X1, producing MAVARGVGSPEPAPPQLYKWGGCGLGEPGCALERRGAAARGRCGRVRAPRLPDSFHRGECPKPGARAPRSARCGEPLPPASPPPARPQAQRERPRAPHSRRRAMLHLSEFSEPDALLVKSTEGCCAEPSAELPRLPARDAPAATGYPGAGDFLSWALNSCSASGDLADSCFLEGPAPTPPPGLSYSGSFFIQAVPEHPHDPEALFNLMSGILGLAPFPGPEAAASRSSLDASFPAGPDALLPGPPDLYSPDLGAVPFPEAFWEASPCAGAPSQCLYEPQLSPPDVKPGLRAPPASPALDAASAFKGPYAPWELLSVGAPGNCGSQGGYQTAPEARFPAIGTKIEDLLSISCPAELPAVPANRLYPSGAYDAFPLAPGDLGEGAEGLPGLLTPPSGEGGSSGDGGEFLVSTQPQLSPLGLRSAAAADFPKPLVADIPGSSGVAAPPVPPPPPTPFPPAKVRRKGRRGGKCSTRCFCPRPHAKAFACPVESCVRSFARSDELNRHLRIHTGHKPFQCRICLRNFSRSDHLTTHVRTHTGEKPFACDVCGRRFARSDEKKRHSKVHLKQKARAEERLKGLGFYSLGLSFASL